A DNA window from Drosophila pseudoobscura strain MV-25-SWS-2005 chromosome 2, UCI_Dpse_MV25, whole genome shotgun sequence contains the following coding sequences:
- the bam gene encoding protein bag-of-marbles: protein MDFEDKILEENFMDIGSKLCSLLESNENSTELEPEPRAGNSSGSTSHIVLAELQANLKNLNLENAPHFEFHGYGCHALTKRTRDTEEPIMNGCYRKKSRSVSWSGAATSGQWQQHSQQQRQQQLQRETQFNVAQLTPMMRSIGLRGDCVEHNAVVRVMNLFKSLHDHMNQDLGFGPENSFPSDYLFDLPKKRTMPYSLNLRYQVEVLCSKADRFLACQRRMLEANRHFDYVKYSEGDKLIKGSLNFLRLFKQFSKSTLRHRNGKFLGPAAISNAQKLEDSLINLREWLRSAFLCVYVFNWEMDHEHRYSAAMTQNYNALMNKAMDLAATELKAAQPKQLSPEEQLIAHRYKLHNVVMCAAENDDFLSALLSNPDIYFPPEVRAMCDPPEDAAKAEAEPEVPMGGIDLLDISDLLEPSSPPKRHTATRRFKPLCFRS from the exons aTGGACTTCGAAGACAAGATTCTGGAAGAGAATTTCATGGATATTGGTTCAAAGCTGTGCTCTTTGCTGGAATCCAATGAGAACTCgacggagctggagccggagcctcGTGCTGGAAATTCCTCGGGGAGCACCTCGCACATCGTGCTGGCCGAACTGCAAGCTAATTTAAAAAACTTGAATTTGGAAAATGCTCCTCACTTTGAGTTCCACGGCTACGGGTGCCACGCTTTGACCAAGAGGACCCGCGACACCGAGGAGCCAATTATGAACGGGTGCTATCGAAAGAAGTCAAGGTCGGTGTCGTGGTCGGGTGCTGCCACTTCTGgtcagtggcagcagcatagccaacagcagcggcagcagcagctgcaaaggGAGACTCAATTCAATGTGGCCCAACTGACTCCGATGATGCGTTCCATTGGCCTACGTGGCGATTG CGTGGAGCACAATGCCGTTGTTCGTGTGATGAATCTTTTTAAATCGCTGCATGACCACATGAACCAGGACCTGGGCTTCGGGCCCGAAAACTCATTTCCATCGGACTATCTGTTTGATCTGCCCAAGAAGCGCACCATGCCCTATAGCCTGAATCTGCGCTATCAGGTGGAGGTGCTGTGCAGCAAGGCGGATCGTTTTCTGGCCTGCCAGCGGCGCATGCTGGAGGCCAATCGCCACTTTGACTATGTAAAGTACTCGGAGGGCGACAAACTTATCAAGGGATCGTTAAATTTCCTAAGGTTGTTTAAGCAGTTCTCCAAATCCACATTGCGCCATCGGAATGGCAAGTTCTTGGGACCTGCAGCCATTT CTAATGCCCAAAAGCTGGAGGACTCGCTCATAAATCTGCGAGAGTGGCTGCGCTCGGCCTTTCTCTGCGTGTATGTGTTTAACTGGGAAATGGATCATGAGCATCGCTATTCGGCCGCCATGACCCAAAACTACAATGCACTCATGAACAAGGCAATGGATTTGGCTGCCACTGAGCTGAAGGCGGCCCAACCCAAGCAGCTTAGCCCAGAGGAGCAGCTAATCGCCCATCGTTATAAGCTGCATAATGTCGTCATGTGTGCAGCAGAGAATGACGACTTCCTGTCGGCACTCCTCAGCAATCCAGACATCTACTTTCCACCGGAAGTTCGGGCCATGTGCGATCCCCCAGAAGACGCTGCTAAAGCTGAAGCTGAGCCCGAAGTTCCAATGGGAGGGATTGATTTGCTGGACATTAGCGATTTGCTGGAGCCCTCATCGCCACCAAAGCGTCATACTGCAACACGTCGCTTTAAACCCTTGTGCTTCCGGAGCTAA
- the LOC4803215 gene encoding protein takeout: MERNFSLVLLLLPLLSCLTISVRGHASDLPAGIQRCAIKDNECVLNGVNFVLKNHAQSGIKELGLIPLDPLHVTKFTIGRNPHSPVSIDLSFTEVDLLGLSRARAKRLGGFSLDLSNPIEFVMEAPELAFKGPYSVDGKVLILPIVGKGRAEIVLKHCKIHSLITLRPISKGGHHTFAEVTDIKLQVDPSHVSYKLEGLFHGQKDLSENMHILINENWQEIFNELKPSISEAMGLIVKSVLNKTFGKTPLEELFIV; the protein is encoded by the exons ATGGAGAGAAATTTTAGCTtagtcctgctgctgctgcctctgctcaGCTGCCTGACTATATCCGTCCGCGGGCACGCCTCTGATCTCC CCGCTGGTATCCAGAGATGCGCAATTAAGGACAATGAGTGTGTGTTGAATGGCGTGAATTTTGTGCTGAAAAACCACGCCCAGAGCGGCATCAAGGAGCTGGGACTGATACCATTGGATCCACTGCACGTAACCAAGTTCACTATTGGCCGGAATCCACACAGTCCGGTCAGTATTGATCTGAGCTTCACGGAGGTGGACTTGTTGGGCCTGTCACGGGCCAGAGCCAAGCGATTGGG GGGATTCTCTCTTGATCTTAGCAATCCAATTGAGTTTGTGATGGAGGCACCCGAACTGGCCTTCAAGGGACCTTACTCAGTGGACGGCAAGGTGCTTATTCTGCCCATTGTGGGCAAGGGAAGGGCCGAGATCGTATTGA AGCACTGCAAAATCCATTCTTTGATCACATTGAGGCCCATATCTAAGGGCGGACATCACACCTTCGCTGAAGTTACGGACATCAAGTTGCAGGTCGATCCCTCGCATGTTAGCTACAAGTTGGAGGGTCTCTTCCATGGCCAGAAGGATCTCAGCGAAAACATGCACATTCTGATCAACGAGAACTGGCAAGAAATCTTCAATGAGCTGAAGCCCAGCATTTCCGAGGCCATGGGTCTGATAGTCAAGTCGGTGCTGAACAAAACCTTTGGCAAGACACCCCTAGAGGAGCTATTCATAGTGTAG